A window from Cryobacterium sp. SO1 encodes these proteins:
- a CDS encoding PLDc N-terminal domain-containing protein, giving the protein MDIWALLLGIGTMALIAVAVVVVFGSLFRTPMSGTERAIWVLIILMFPVVGAFVWLSWGQDSFRRRIGDSPVAAGPAPVPAEPPRR; this is encoded by the coding sequence ATGGACATCTGGGCACTGCTGCTGGGGATCGGCACGATGGCTTTGATCGCCGTGGCCGTAGTCGTGGTCTTCGGTTCCCTATTCCGCACCCCGATGTCGGGCACCGAGCGGGCGATCTGGGTGCTGATCATCCTCATGTTCCCGGTCGTGGGCGCCTTCGTGTGGTTGTCCTGGGGCCAGGACTCGTTTCGCCGCCGGATCGGGGACTCCCCCGTGGCCGCCGGCCCCGCGCCCGTACCGGCCGAACCACCCCGGCGCTGA
- a CDS encoding J domain-containing protein gives MSDRTMTPAEAAAVLEVPVDAELEQVERAFRFHAQRSHPDRLTAASPAELAAAAARFYRISQARAVLREAEAERMRRVPGSSAYPPGATGPGAASGPGGGAPGAAGRGTGPGAAAGPGDAWPGNGSAPYRPGPLPGWADDEPAPPLEPAGPWLFWVWTGLYVLAAGISYIGGPLPQSALDLWLRLVPLGLASVAFARTGRTGYLAIVLALGAATAVLTVVFASFGPLVAMQLLIAPVLGLVALGRPKQLRRRTPPLPGE, from the coding sequence ATGAGCGACCGCACGATGACCCCGGCCGAGGCGGCGGCGGTTCTCGAGGTGCCCGTTGATGCCGAACTGGAGCAGGTGGAGCGGGCGTTCAGATTTCACGCCCAGCGCTCGCACCCCGACAGGCTGACCGCCGCGAGCCCGGCCGAGCTGGCCGCGGCGGCCGCCCGGTTCTACAGGATCAGCCAGGCTCGGGCCGTGCTGCGTGAGGCCGAGGCCGAGCGGATGCGCCGGGTCCCCGGCTCCAGCGCGTACCCGCCGGGCGCCACAGGACCCGGCGCCGCGTCGGGGCCCGGTGGCGGTGCGCCTGGCGCCGCGGGCCGGGGCACTGGCCCCGGCGCTGCGGCGGGTCCGGGCGACGCATGGCCCGGCAACGGTTCGGCGCCGTACCGCCCCGGGCCCCTGCCGGGTTGGGCGGACGACGAGCCCGCCCCGCCGCTTGAGCCCGCCGGCCCGTGGCTGTTCTGGGTGTGGACGGGCCTCTACGTGCTGGCCGCCGGCATCTCGTACATCGGCGGGCCGCTCCCCCAGTCCGCACTCGATCTGTGGCTGCGACTGGTGCCGCTCGGGCTGGCATCCGTGGCCTTCGCCCGCACCGGACGCACCGGATACCTGGCGATCGTGCTGGCGTTGGGCGCCGCCACCGCCGTGCTCACCGTGGTGTTCGCCTCGTTCGGTCCGCTCGTGGCGATGCAGCTGCTCATCGCCCCGGTGCTGGGGCTGGTGGCCCTTGGCCGGCCCAAGCAGCTGCGACGTCGGACGCCGCCCCTCCCCGGCGAATAG
- the pnuC gene encoding nicotinamide riboside transporter PnuC: protein MSLINWLFDAQLQIGTQTILWREIIGNAFGIASAVGGMRRKIWAWPVGILGNALLFTVFLGAVFGTPNPVNLLGQAGRQIMFIIVSVYGWVQWSRTRSAGTVAVAPHWAGTRARIGLGLGLVVGTLVLTPIFRALGSFEPVWADAWIFAGSLLATYGMARGWTEFWLIWVAVDIVGVPLLISAGYYASAILYLFYGAFTITGFVIWSRVQRRRALVERALV, encoded by the coding sequence GTGTCCCTGATCAATTGGCTCTTTGACGCCCAGCTGCAGATCGGCACCCAGACCATCCTCTGGCGCGAGATCATCGGCAACGCGTTCGGCATCGCCAGCGCCGTCGGCGGGATGCGCCGCAAGATCTGGGCCTGGCCGGTGGGTATCCTCGGCAACGCGTTGCTCTTCACGGTCTTCCTCGGCGCCGTCTTCGGCACCCCCAACCCGGTCAACCTGCTCGGGCAGGCCGGTCGCCAGATCATGTTCATCATCGTGTCGGTCTACGGCTGGGTGCAGTGGTCGCGCACCCGCTCGGCCGGCACCGTGGCCGTCGCCCCGCACTGGGCCGGCACCCGTGCGCGCATCGGCCTGGGTCTGGGCCTGGTGGTCGGCACGCTGGTTCTCACCCCGATCTTCCGGGCGCTGGGCTCCTTTGAACCGGTCTGGGCCGACGCCTGGATCTTCGCCGGCTCGCTGTTGGCCACCTACGGGATGGCCCGCGGCTGGACCGAGTTCTGGCTGATCTGGGTGGCCGTCGACATCGTCGGGGTGCCGCTGCTGATCAGCGCCGGCTACTACGCCTCGGCCATCCTGTACCTCTTCTACGGAGCCTTCACCATCACCGGCTTCGTGATCTGGAGCCGGGTGCAACGCCGCCGGGCGCTCGTGGAGCGCGCACTGGTCTGA
- the msuE gene encoding FMN reductase has product MSYTLNVVAVSGSLHAPSKTTALVREILAALERELSIDVHLIELSQVGREFSGALRRDELSAAAEADLQRIEGADLLIVASPVYRASFTGLFKHVFDFVEQYSLVDKPVLLAATGGSDRHALILEHQFRPLFSFFQALTLPLGVYAKDSDFTDYRVTNPELSDRIDQAIRRGLPLVRASLPANLSADSAAIVW; this is encoded by the coding sequence ATGTCGTACACCCTGAACGTCGTCGCCGTCTCCGGCAGCCTGCACGCGCCCTCGAAGACCACCGCCCTGGTGCGGGAGATTCTCGCCGCGCTCGAACGTGAACTCTCCATCGACGTGCACCTGATCGAGCTCAGCCAGGTGGGCCGCGAATTCAGCGGGGCGCTGCGGCGCGACGAACTGTCCGCCGCGGCCGAGGCCGACCTGCAGCGCATCGAGGGCGCCGACCTGCTCATCGTGGCGTCGCCGGTGTACCGGGCGTCGTTCACCGGCCTGTTCAAGCACGTCTTCGACTTCGTCGAGCAGTACTCGCTGGTGGACAAGCCGGTGCTGCTGGCCGCGACCGGCGGCAGCGATCGGCACGCGCTGATCCTGGAGCACCAGTTCCGGCCGCTGTTCAGCTTCTTCCAGGCGCTCACCCTGCCGCTGGGGGTGTACGCCAAGGACTCCGACTTCACCGACTACCGGGTGACCAACCCCGAGCTCAGCGATCGTATCGACCAGGCTATCCGGCGCGGGCTGCCGCTGGTGCGGGCCAGCCTGCCGGCCAACCTCTCGGCGGACTCCGCCGCCATCGTCTGGTGA
- a CDS encoding aldo/keto reductase: MTKSVPTIALNDGHTIPQLGFGVFKVDPTETTRIVTDALEVGYRHIDTAAVYGNEEGVGRALASSGINRSELFVTTKLWNDKQGTQSALDAFDASLQKLGLDYVDLYLIHWPAPGNDKFVESWQTLEKIRESGRARSIGVSNFLVPHLDRLLTETDVVPAVNQIELHPAYQQAEIAAFARQHSIHIEAWGPLGQGKYPLLEEPVVTTAAEAHGKTAAQVIIRWHLQAGNIVFPKSNRRERMVENLDVFDFELSHTEVATISALERGGRVSSHPNDVN; the protein is encoded by the coding sequence ATGACGAAATCCGTACCCACCATCGCCCTGAACGACGGCCACACCATCCCGCAGCTCGGCTTCGGGGTCTTCAAGGTCGACCCGACCGAGACCACCCGCATCGTGACCGACGCGCTCGAGGTGGGCTACCGGCACATCGACACCGCCGCCGTCTACGGCAATGAGGAGGGTGTCGGCCGGGCGCTGGCGTCCTCGGGTATCAACCGCTCCGAGCTGTTCGTCACCACCAAGCTCTGGAACGACAAGCAGGGCACCCAGTCCGCGCTGGATGCGTTCGATGCGAGCCTGCAGAAGCTCGGCCTGGACTACGTCGACCTGTACCTGATCCACTGGCCGGCTCCGGGCAACGACAAGTTCGTGGAGAGCTGGCAGACGCTCGAGAAGATCCGCGAGTCCGGCCGGGCCCGCTCGATCGGCGTCTCGAACTTCCTGGTGCCGCACCTGGACCGACTGCTCACCGAGACGGATGTGGTGCCCGCGGTCAACCAGATCGAGCTGCACCCCGCCTACCAGCAGGCCGAGATCGCCGCTTTCGCCCGCCAGCACAGCATCCACATCGAGGCCTGGGGCCCGCTCGGCCAGGGCAAGTACCCGCTGCTCGAGGAGCCCGTCGTGACCACCGCGGCAGAGGCGCACGGCAAGACCGCCGCGCAGGTGATCATCCGCTGGCACCTGCAGGCCGGCAACATCGTCTTCCCCAAGAGCAACCGCCGCGAGCGCATGGTCGAGAACCTCGACGTGTTCGACTTCGAGCTCAGCCACACCGAGGTCGCCACCATCTCGGCGCTCGAGCGCGGCGGCCGGGTCAGCTCGCACCCCAACGACGTCAACTAG
- a CDS encoding ABC transporter permease, producing MSTLTPTPSGTAPGTGSRAAVLGGRTGILALTLVHARIILVETFRIPAALIGSLVFPGLSLLFFVVPQRAVADNPEFATQAVIALSVFALMSNSLFSFGLNISANREQPWDPYLRTLPVPGISRVLGQICSTGLMGLVSILPVIAIGALFTAAEASALGILAGIVALGISALPFMFIGISIGYSMSSKAAIAVVQIVMFGLAFAGGLFLPPYLFADWLDTLSKFLPSRQAREFVVWAVQGGELEPWVWVGILVWTAATFALALLLFRRDEGRRYR from the coding sequence ATGAGCACCCTCACGCCCACCCCTTCCGGCACCGCGCCCGGCACCGGTAGCCGTGCCGCGGTTCTCGGCGGGCGCACGGGCATCCTCGCGCTCACGCTCGTGCACGCGCGGATCATCCTCGTCGAGACGTTCCGCATCCCGGCCGCCCTGATCGGGTCGCTGGTGTTTCCCGGGCTGTCGCTGCTGTTCTTCGTGGTGCCGCAGCGCGCCGTCGCCGACAACCCCGAGTTCGCCACCCAGGCGGTGATCGCTCTGAGCGTGTTCGCGCTGATGTCCAACTCGCTGTTCAGCTTCGGCCTGAATATCTCGGCCAACCGCGAGCAGCCCTGGGACCCGTACCTGCGCACCCTGCCGGTGCCGGGTATCTCCCGGGTGCTCGGGCAGATCTGCTCGACCGGGCTGATGGGACTGGTGTCGATCCTGCCGGTGATCGCGATCGGGGCACTGTTCACCGCGGCGGAGGCATCCGCTCTGGGGATTCTCGCGGGGATCGTGGCGCTGGGCATCTCGGCGCTGCCGTTCATGTTCATCGGCATCTCGATCGGCTACTCGATGTCGTCCAAGGCGGCGATCGCGGTGGTGCAGATCGTGATGTTCGGCCTCGCGTTCGCGGGCGGTTTGTTCCTGCCGCCGTACCTCTTCGCCGACTGGCTCGACACGCTGTCGAAGTTCCTGCCGTCTCGGCAGGCCCGGGAGTTCGTGGTCTGGGCCGTGCAGGGCGGTGAGCTGGAGCCGTGGGTGTGGGTGGGCATCCTGGTCTGGACCGCGGCGACCTTCGCCCTGGCCCTGCTGCTCTTCCGCCGCGACGAGGGCCGCCGCTACCGCTGA
- a CDS encoding ABC transporter ATP-binding protein yields MTVLARLDQVTRRFGEVLAVDDVTLDIHSGSILGLLGPNGAGKSTVLTMLQGLRKPTTGTVTLFGGSPGDYRMRQKLGGTPQETALPPTLRVGEVIDFVGRHFDEPLSTAAVADEFGLGELLKRQTGALSGGQKRRLSVALAFVGQPRLVLLDEPTTGLDVDARRTLWDAVRRQHDRGATVVVTSHYLEEIEALAERVVVMGHGRVIADDTVSAVINQVSLRQVRLVTDQPDRVSGLPGVVGRDLGDNGSATFYANDSDRLIVELVRSGIPFTDLTVRGATLEEAFLTLTGATDAATGQSSRPATEAIRHRDPAARSAQKEMNR; encoded by the coding sequence ATGACCGTTCTAGCCCGCCTCGACCAGGTCACCCGCCGCTTCGGCGAGGTACTCGCCGTCGACGACGTCACCCTTGACATCCACTCCGGCAGCATCCTGGGCCTGCTCGGGCCCAACGGCGCCGGCAAGTCCACCGTGCTCACCATGCTGCAGGGGCTCCGCAAGCCGACAACCGGCACCGTCACCCTGTTCGGCGGCTCGCCCGGCGACTACCGGATGCGCCAGAAGCTCGGCGGCACCCCGCAGGAGACCGCGCTGCCGCCGACCCTGCGCGTGGGCGAGGTCATCGACTTCGTCGGCCGGCACTTCGACGAGCCGCTGAGCACGGCGGCCGTGGCCGACGAGTTCGGCCTGGGGGAGTTGCTCAAACGCCAGACCGGCGCGCTCTCGGGTGGCCAGAAGCGCCGGCTCAGCGTGGCGCTCGCGTTCGTGGGCCAGCCGCGGCTGGTGCTGCTCGACGAACCGACTACCGGGCTCGACGTGGATGCCCGCCGCACCCTGTGGGATGCCGTGCGCCGGCAGCACGACCGCGGCGCGACCGTGGTGGTGACCAGCCACTACCTGGAGGAGATCGAGGCGCTCGCCGAACGTGTGGTGGTGATGGGGCACGGCCGGGTGATCGCCGACGATACCGTTTCGGCGGTGATCAACCAGGTGTCGCTCCGGCAGGTGCGCCTGGTGACCGACCAGCCCGACCGGGTGAGCGGCCTGCCCGGCGTGGTGGGCCGCGACCTCGGCGACAACGGCAGCGCCACCTTCTACGCCAACGACAGCGACCGGTTGATCGTGGAGCTCGTGCGCTCCGGCATCCCCTTCACCGATCTCACCGTGCGCGGCGCCACCCTCGAAGAGGCCTTCCTCACCCTGACCGGGGCGACGGATGCCGCGACCGGGCAATCGTCCCGGCCCGCCACGGAGGCGATCCGCCATCGTGACCCCGCTGCCCGTTCCGCCCAGAAGGAGATGAACCGATGA
- a CDS encoding transcriptional regulator: protein MDELDPVIHASARLKITATLATLEVGDQIAFPRLQELLGMTAGNLSTHLRKLEDADYVDVIKSHQGRTPATYLALSRTGRRAFEDYREALRDLLGESA, encoded by the coding sequence ATGGACGAGCTCGACCCGGTGATCCACGCATCCGCCCGGCTCAAGATCACCGCCACCCTGGCCACGCTCGAGGTCGGCGACCAGATCGCTTTCCCCCGCCTGCAGGAACTGCTCGGCATGACCGCCGGCAACCTGTCCACGCACCTGCGCAAGCTTGAAGACGCGGACTATGTTGACGTCATCAAGTCGCACCAGGGCCGTACCCCGGCCACCTACCTGGCCCTGTCGCGCACGGGCCGGCGCGCGTTCGAAGACTACCGAGAAGCCCTGCGCGACCTGTTGGGAGAATCCGCATGA